A single window of Microbacterium oryzae DNA harbors:
- a CDS encoding DUF6153 family protein — translation MSVMTLRRAMHPGATWAHAFLLTSAAVLGVLIGLLGMHVLSTGTAHHAPAVIAESTHHSDSATTVGATGPDGTTAEPCSGDGCGGGMDAMAFMACVLALLAVGIVLAIRPARAAFVPHSLAPPLSAPVLVEAPSAPPDLHVLSISRR, via the coding sequence ATGAGCGTGATGACGCTGCGCCGGGCGATGCACCCGGGCGCCACGTGGGCGCACGCCTTCCTGCTCACCTCCGCCGCCGTCCTCGGGGTGCTCATCGGGCTGCTCGGCATGCACGTGCTCAGCACCGGCACCGCGCACCACGCCCCCGCCGTCATCGCCGAGAGCACCCACCACTCCGACAGCGCCACGACCGTCGGCGCGACGGGACCCGATGGCACTACTGCCGAACCGTGCAGCGGGGATGGCTGTGGCGGCGGTATGGACGCGATGGCGTTCATGGCGTGCGTGCTCGCGCTGCTCGCTGTCGGCATCGTTCTCGCCATCCGGCCCGCTCGAGCCGCGTTCGTGCCTCATTCGCTGGCGCCCCCGCTCTCGGCCCCCGTGCTCGTGGAAGCGCCGTCTGCTCCACCCGATCTGCACGTCCTGTCCATCAGTCGCAGGTGA